A single genomic interval of Helianthus annuus cultivar XRQ/B chromosome 13, HanXRQr2.0-SUNRISE, whole genome shotgun sequence harbors:
- the LOC110898547 gene encoding G-type lectin S-receptor-like serine/threonine-protein kinase SD2-5: MFHFHFMRIQGFRFIVISWFFLFLPQTCLSSVRQKAKLSPGFQASQMQFIDNNGLFLVSNSSDFGFGFDPNSDVTSFTLVIIHIASSRIIWSANRDVPVGNSDKFVFDNDGNAYLQGNGKVVWSTNTGKKGVSAIELLDSGNLVLVNNDGGVVWQSFSYPTNTLMPDQDFIKGMKLVSNRDNNMSFSLQLKTGDAILSAEFNNPQPYWSMGKDTRRIINKSGGDANSATIEANTWRFYDENKVFLWQFVFSDESDANTTWIAVLEDDGFIKFHNLHAQNTATRRIPDDSCSRPQACSQYYVCHDGSTCQCPSGLARYNCQPQVETSCNKSKDSSSLVNAGENLSYFALGFVLPSSKTDLDGCKSSCLNNCTCLAMFFDNDSGNCYMFDQIGSFEDAKNGANIESYIKVSGTQSDTYEDSKNKNQSKKVVIIVVVVVTVVAFVILGLVIMGIRYRNKKKNIELIEAPDEISEEDTFLENISGMPVRFTYKDLQEATNGFTTKLGQGGFGSVYQGALKDGTQLAVKRLEGIGQGKKQFRAEVSIIGSIHHHHLVKLKGFCAEGKHHLLVYEYLANGSLDRWIFGGKLLDWDTRYNVAIGTAKGLAYLHEDCDVKIIHCDIKPENVLLDENFIAKVSDFGLAKLMTREQSHVFTTLRGTRGYLAPEWITNYAISEKSDVYSYGMVLLEIISGRKNYRSAETSHFPAYAFRMMEEGKVQTLLDGKMKVEENDERAVVATRVALWCIQDDVNSRPSMAKVVQMLEGLCPVPQPPVGGQTGFYSSLYKSFSELGTSSGPSDGNSDAYISDMRLSGPR, from the exons ATGTTCCATTTTCATTTCATGAGGATTCAGGGGTTCCGTTTCATTGTCATTTCATGGTTCTTTTTGTTCTTACCTCAAACATGCCTATCAAGTGTTCGACAAAAAGCCAAACTGAGCCCCGGATTCCAAGCGTCCCAAATGCAATTCATAGACAACAATGGGTTGTTCCTGGTATCAAACTCATCCGatttcgggttcgggtttgatcCCAATAGTGATGTAACTTCATTCACTTTAGTCATCATTCATATAGCCAGTTCAAGGATCATTTGGTCTGCAAATCGAGACGTCCCCGTTGGTAATTCGGACAAATTCGTGTTTGATAATGATGGGAATGCTTATTTGCAGGGCAATGGGAAGGTGGTTTGGTCAACAAACACGGGTAAAAAGGGCGTTTCGGCTATCGAATTGCTTGATTCGGGGAACTTAGTGTTGGTAAACAATGATGGTGGTGTTGTTTGGCAGAGTTTTAGCTATCCTACAAACACACTCATGCCTGATCAAGATTTTATAAAAGGGATGAAGCTTGTGAGTAACCGCGATAACAATATGAGTTTTTCGTTACAATTGAAAACCGGAGACGCCATTTTGTCAGCCGAGTTTAACAACCCGCAGCCTTATTGGTCTATGGGAAAAGACACAAGAAGAATCATAAACAAAAGTGGAGGAGATGCTAATTCCGCTACAATTGAAGCTAATACATGGCGGTTTTACGATGAAAACAAAGTCTTTTTATGGCAATTTGTGTTTTCGGATGAATCGGATGCTAATACCACTTGGATTGCGGTTTTAGAAGATGATGGGTTCATTAAATTCCATAATCTTCATGCTCAAAACACTGCTACTCGTCGAATACCGGATGATTCTTGCAGCAGACCGCAAGCTTGCTCGCAGTATTACGTTTGTCACGATGGGAGCACGTGCCAGTGCCCTTCGGGCCTGGCTCGATATAACTGTCAACCGCAAGTTGAGACTTCGTGTAACAAGTCAAAGGATTCGTCGAGTCTAGTCAATGCAGGGGAGAATTTGAGCTATTTCGCGCTTGGGTTTGTTTTACCGTCTTCGAAGACTGATCTAGATGGATGCAAATCGTCGTGTTTGAACAACTGCACTTGCTTGGCTATGTTCTTTGATAATGATTCTGGAAATTGTTACATGTTTGATCAGATTGGGAGCTTTGAAGACGCGAAAAATGGTGCGAATATCGAATCATACATTAAGGTTTCAG gtACCCAATCAGACACTTATGAGGACTCCAAAAACAAGAATCAGTCGAAGAAAGTGGTGATTATCGTGGTCGTAGTAGTAACCGTTGTAGCGTTTGTTATCCTCGGACTGGTAATCATGGGAATTCGCTATCGCAACAAGAAGAAGAACATCGAATTAATCGAAGCACCCGATGAAATCTCCGAAGAGGACACATTCCTGGAGAACATTTCCGGAATGCCGGTCCGATTCACCTACAAAGACCTTCAAGAAGCAACGAACGGCTTCACCACAAAGCTAGGCCAAGGCGGGTTCGGTTCGGTCTACCAAGGGGCCCTAAAAGACGGGACTCAGCTTGCAGTCAAACGGCTCGAGGGAATCGGTCAAGGGAAGAAACAGTTCCGAGCCGAAGTGAGCATCATCGGCAGCATCCATCACCACCATTTGGTTAAACTCAAAGGGTTTTGTGCCGAGGGAAAACATCATCTCCTTGTTTACGAATATCTAGCAAACGGGTCGTTAGACCGTTGGATTTTTGGCGGGAAGTTGTTGGATTGGGATACAAGATACAATGTAGCGATTGGTACGGCTAAAGGACTCGCGTATCTTCACGAAGATTGCGATGTGAAGATCATACATTGTGATATAAAGCCGGAAAACGTGTTGTTAGACGAGAACTTCATTGCGAAAGTATCCGATTTCGGGTTAGCTAAGCTTATGACACGTGAACAAAGCCATGTGTTCACTACGTTACGTGGGACTCGCGGGTACCTTGCGCCCGAGTGGATCACAAACTACGCGATTTCAGAAAAGAGTGATGTTTATAGCTACGGGATGGTCTTGCTTGAGATCATTAGTGGCCGAAAAAACTATAGATCGGCGGAGACGTCTCATTTTCCGGCGTATGCTTTTCGGATGATGGAAGAAGGGAAGGTTCAAACACTTTTGGATGGGAAGATGAAAGTAGAGGAGAATGATGAACGGGCCGTGGTGGCAACACGGGTGGCGTTGTGGTGCATACAAGATGATGTTAATTCAAGGCCTTCAATGGCAAAAGTGGTGCAAATGCTTGAAGGATTGTGTCCGGTTCCTCAACCGCCAGTGGGTGGTCAAACCGGGTTCTATTCGAGTTTGTATAAATCGTTTAGCGAACTTGGGACTTCATCGGGGCCTTCGGATGGTAATAGTGATGCTTATATATCGGATATGAGACTTTCGGGTCCTAGATAG
- the LOC110898546 gene encoding putative L-ascorbate peroxidase 6 produces the protein MSSITGFNFNLSFRHLYIQFPAQSRRKIEYGCTCTAVRPVLCSTSSSVSHSDENHVSTSYSRRLMTFMITFLLPLPKSIQLSGADAYAAADDLVLVQEEIRKVLSKSKAAGVLRLVFHDAGTYEMDDDSGGMNGSISFELDRPENKGLKKSLKILVEAKKMVDEKQPVSMADMIAVAGAEAVSLCGGPKIPVRLGRLDSMVPDPEGKLPEETLDASGLKQSFQRKGFSTQELVALSGAHTLGSKGFGNPVIFNNAYYKVLLEKPWLSSAGMTSMVGLPSDRALVDDDECLRWISKYADDQDLFFEDFKNAYIKLVNSGAKWRRDS, from the exons ATGTCGTCCATCACTGGCTTCAACTTCAACCTCTCGTTCCGGCATCTATACATACAATTTCCCGCTCAATCTCGCCGGAAAATCGAGTACGGCTGCACCTGCACCGCCGTTAGACCCGTCCTTTGTTCCACGTCATCATCCGTTTCTCATTCAG ATGAGAATCATGTTAGCACTTCATATAGCAGGAGATTGATGACTTTTATGATCACATTTCTTTTGCCTCtgcctaaatcaatacaactttCTGGTGCCGATGCGTATGCTGCTGCAGA TGATCTAGTCTTAGTACAGGAAGAGATAAGAAAAGTATTATCCAAGAGTAAAGCCGCTGGTGTTCTTCGCTTGGTTTTTCATGACGCAGGAACCTACGAAATGGATGATGATTCGG GTGGCATGAATGGCTCCATATCTTTTGAACTCGATAGACCCGAAAACAAAGGTCTTAAGAAATCATTGAAG ATTCTGGTGGAAGCTAAAAAGATGGTGGACGAGAAACAGCCAG TGTCAATGGCTGATATGATTGCTGTGGCTGGAGCCGAAGCCGTCTCTTTATGCGGAGGTCCAAAAATCCCCGTTCGCTTAGGCAGATTAGACTCGAT GGTACCTGACCCCGAGGGAAAACTTCCGGAAGAAACGTTAGATGCCTCTGGATTAAAACAAAGTTTTCAACGAAAAGGTTTTTC AACACAAGAACTTGTAGCATTATCTGGTGCGCATACTCTTGGAAGCAAAGGTTTTGGAAATCCGGTTATTTTCAATAATGCGTATTACAAAGTCCTGTTGGAGAAGCCATGGCTATCTTCGG CTGGAATGACAAGTATGGTCGGTCTTCCTTCTGATCGTGCTCTAGTTGATGACGATGAATGCTTAAG GTGGATCTCAAAGTATGCTGATGATCAAGATTTGTTCTTTGAAGATTTCAAGAATGCTTATATCAAACTTGTGAATTCTGGTGCAAAATGGAGAAGGGATTCTTAG